Proteins from a single region of Apium graveolens cultivar Ventura chromosome 7, ASM990537v1, whole genome shotgun sequence:
- the LOC141673467 gene encoding uncharacterized protein LOC141673467: MATRGRFTFADMQNPLFLHPSNGPTSISVAKLEGATNYRSWKRSFQIQLSSKRKLGFVDGTVQRSTDDEALVVQWDTCNNLVISWIHNNVSETIKKSILFISSASEIWAQLEKRFALTNGSRKYKISKDLYELKQNHLYVADYFTQLSSLWEELESMSLLPTITTMTPEITTFLSAITKYREETKLFQFLNGLNDKYVLSGVNCL; this comes from the coding sequence ATGGCAACTAGAGGGAGATTTACTTTTGCTGATATGCAAAATCCCCTTTTTCTTCATCCATCTAATGGACCCACTTCAATCTCTGTTGCAAAACTTGAAGGGGCTACCAACTACAGATCTTGGAAAAGATCTTTTCAAATCCAACTTTCTTCCAAAAGGAAACTTGGGTTCGTTGATGGCACCGTCCAAAGGAGCACTGATGATGAAGCTCTGGTTGTGCAATGGGATACATGCAACAATCTGGTAATTTCTTGGATTCATAATAATGTCTCTGAAACTATCAAGAAATCTATATTGTTCATTAGTTCTGCTAGTGAAATATGGGCACAGCTCGAAAAACGCTTTGCTCTTACAAATGGATCCAGGAAATACAAAATAAGTAAAGATTTGTATGAGTTGAAACAAAATCATTTGTATGTGGCCGATTATTTCACTCAACTCAGTAGCCTTTGGGAGGAACTCGAATCCATGTCTTTATTACCTACCATCACCACAATGACACCTGAAATCACAACTTTTCTTTCAGCCATAACCAAATATCGAGAGGAAACAAAACTTTTCCAATTTTTAAATGGTTTAAATGACAAGTATGTGCTCAGCGGAGTCAATTGCTTATGA
- the LOC141673469 gene encoding SKP1-like protein 20: MSGYFGGNKMTELKVQKQETLKKSPAFLQTYDCHKHELHIHEVEPEVAQICETIYAALQQGFGGSKDKPIIVPSTVRPNFLVAALAFSRHLHYHKASISRFKNFHKMEVPVLCEFIQTADFLQEKTLIDCTCEALLKKIPSKQPAEVFLSSVYWADDLSKSDVTEIMETVTRVLQENNPKDKEQGHENIKHVPRQTTAIVPKPNNFEDTRSINQLLHFIDGGNGGNLYLFASSPHLLFLYANHFT; the protein is encoded by the exons ATGTCGGGCTATTTTGGTGGTAACAAAATGACAGAACTCAAAGTGCAGAAACAAGAG ACTCTGAAGAAGTCCCCTGCATTTCTTCAAACTTATGATTGTCATAAACATGAGCTTCATATACATGAGGTTGAACCAGAGGTTGCCCAAATATGCGAGACTATATACGCAGCATTGCAACAAGGGTTTGGAGGTTCTAAGGACAAACCTATAATTGTACCTTCAACAGTTAGACCAAACTTTTTGGTTGCCGCTTTGGCATTTAGTCGACATCTTCATTATCACAAG GCGAGCATTTCTCGTTTTAAAAACTTCCATAAAATGGAGGTACCTGTTCTTTGTGAGTTCATTCAAACTGCAGACTTCCTGCAAGAGAAAACATTGATTGATTGCACGTGTGAAGCTTTGCTCAAAAAGATTCCGAGTAAACAGCCTGCTGAAGTATTTCTTAGCTCGGTGTATTGGGCAGACGATCTTTCAAAG TCTGATGTTACAGAAATAATGGAGACAGTAACTAGAGTGCTCCAGGAAAACAATCCAAAGGATAAGGAACAGGGACACGAGAATATAAAG CACGTTCCTCGCCAGACAACTGCAATTGTACCAAAGCCCAACAACTTTGAAGATACTCGTTCTATTAACCAACTTCTTCATTTCATTGATGGAGGGAATGGAGGTAATCTTTACTTGTTTGCTTCTTCCCCTCATTTACTTTTTCTTTATGCCAACCATTTCACTTGA
- the LOC141673470 gene encoding putative LRR receptor-like serine/threonine-protein kinase At3g47570 — MRSGDWSFLNSLANCTYLKILALTETGLTGELPHSIVNLSTTMEGLYLYGNHIYGSVPHEIGKFVNMIALSLFGNLLTGTVPESIGGLSNLNSLDLGFNNISGVIPTSFSNITQLIEIHLDNNMLNGSIPTQLFNIPALQTHNQLRDEVPRERPFLNTSAFSVVGNSEHCGGIQALNLPPCHVKISRSKETTISLKLVLLLVLVPLGILVACLALIWYQCRNSKKLIDLLPVLKDNQYLKLSYQDLLLATNDFSPNNLLGERRYGSVYRGVLLSVEQTFAVKVLNVEVSGANKSFLAECETLRNIRYRNLIKIITACSSTDYKGNGFKALVFEFMPNGSLDNWLHPTPSDQGNQRNLNLLQRLNIAIDIALGVDYLHHHSHENIIHSDIKPSNILLDEDFVAHVGDFGLARFSLSTTSNINQAQMSSTGVHGTVGYVPPEYGICGEISSEGDVYSYGILLLEMFSGKRPTESSILMEYDYNLHDFVKKALPESVIDVVDPQINLDQEEHDMTVNQSYSRAAMETRLASIFEVGILCSEDTPRNRIDIGVAIKQLQMDTWEPAGFRGYSYNPQIHWVVDSKVCAEYGMCGEISAQGDVYSYGILLLEMFTGKRPTENSILMDNDKDLHDYVRKALLQRVMDIVDPRIILDQEEHGSNINQSHSRAPMEVCLASVFEVGILCSAETPQKRIEISAAITLLHVARDKLLQCS, encoded by the exons ATGCGATCTGGTGACTGGAGCTTTTTGAATTCTTTGGCAAATTGCACCTATCTAAAGATATTGGCTTTAACCGAGACTGGTTTAACAGGGGAGCTTCCCCATTCAATTGTAAATCTTTCTACCACTATGGAGGGACTTTATCTGTACGGAAATCACATATATGGAAGCGTACCCCATGAAATTGGAAAGTTTGTTAACATGATAGCACTTTCATTGTTTGGCAACTTATTAACAGGGACAGTTCCGGAATCCATTGGAGGGCTATCTAATTTGAACTCACTAGATTTGGGTTTCAACAACATTTCAGGAGTCATTCCAACATCCTTTAGCAACATTACTCAATTAATAGAAATCCATTTAGATAACAATATGCTCAATGGAAGCATACCTACTCAATTGTTCAACATCCCAGCTTTGCAGACT CACAACCAACTTCGAGATGAAGTGCCTAGAGAAAGACCTTTTTTAAATACTAGTGCTTTTTCAGTTGTTGGAAATTCTGAGCATTGTGGAGGTATTCAAGCATTGAATTTGCCTCCATGTCATGTAAAAATCTCTAGGAGTAAGGAAACAACAATTTCGCTGAAACTAGTACTACTCCTAGTTCTTGTACCCCTTGGTATCTTGGTAGCATGTCTTGCCTTAATTTGGTATCAATGTCGAAACTCCAAGAAGTTAATTGACCTTCTCCCGGTTTTGAAGGACAACCAATACCTCAAACTTTCGTACCAAGATCTTCTACTGGCTACAAATGACTTTTCTCCAAACAATTTGCTCGGTGAAAGAAGATATGGTTCAGTTTACAGAGGAGTTCTCTTGTCAGTAGAGCAAACATTTGCTGTGAAGGTACTAAATGTTGAAGTGAGTGGAGCAAACAAGAGTTTTTTGGCTGAGTGTGAAACGTTGAGAAATATTCGTTATCGAAATCTTATCAAGATCATAACAGCTTGCTCTAGCACTGATTACAAGGGTAATGGCTTCAAAGCATTAGTTTTTGAGTTCATGCCTAATGGGAGTCTAGACAACTGGTTGCATCCAACTCCTTCAGATCAAGGGAACCAAAGAAACTTGAATCTACTTCAGAGACTAAATATTGCCATTGATATCGCACTAGGAGTGGATTACCTACATCATCACAGTCATGAAAATATCATTCATTCTGACATAAAGCCGAGTAATATTCTTCTTGACGAGGATTTTGTTGCTCATGTTGGTGATTTTGGTTTGGCGAGGTTTTCCTTATCTACTACAAGTAACATCAATCAAGCACAAATGAGTTCAACTGGTGTACATGGAACAGTTGGATATGTTCCTCCAG AGTATGGAATTTGTGGGGAGATATCCTCGGAGGGAGATGTGTATAGCTATGGAATTCTTCTGTTGGAAATGTTCTCGGGGAAGAGGCCTACAGAAAGCAGCATATTAATGGAATATGACTATAATCTTCATGACTTTGTAAAGAAAGCACTCCCAGAAAGCGTGATAGACGTTGTTGATCCACAGATTAATCTAGATCAAGAAGAACATGACATGACTGTGAATCAATCATACAGCAGGGCTGCCATGGAGACACGCCTGGCATCAATATTTGAAGTGGGGATATTGTGCTCAGAAGACACGCCAAGAAACCGCATTGACATCGGTGTTGCTATTAAACAGTTGCAGATG GATACTTGGGAGCCTGCAGGCTTTCGAGGATACTCTTACAATCCTCAAATACACTGGGTCGTAGATTCAAAGGTTTGTGCAGAATATGGAATGTGTGGGGAGATATCTGCTCAAGGAGATGTGTATAGTTATGGAATTCTTCTATTAGAAATGTTTACCGGGAAGCGGCCTACAGAAAACAGCATATTAATGGACAATGACAAGGATCTTCATGACTATGTGAGGAAGGCACTCCTGCAAAGAGTGATGGACATTGTTGATCCACGGATTATACTAGATCAAGAAGAACATGGCTCGAATATAAATCAATCACATAGCAGGGCTCCCATGGAGGTATGCctggcatcagtatttgaagtagGGATATTATGTTCCGCGGAGACTCCACAAAAACGTATTGAGATTAGTGCTGCTATTACGTTGTTACATGTGGCAAGAGACAAACTTCTCCAGTGCAGTTAG